The Candidatus Saccharibacteria bacterium genome has a segment encoding these proteins:
- a CDS encoding AbrB/MazE/SpoVT family DNA-binding domain-containing protein yields MGTRPISELNQRALQKTGTGSYTITVPKHLVKAMRWQVRQELVFVKKGDNLILKDAE; encoded by the coding sequence ATGGGGACTCGTCCAATTAGCGAACTAAATCAAAGGGCGCTCCAAAAGACGGGAACTGGCAGTTACACTATTACAGTTCCAAAACATTTAGTTAAAGCAATGCGCTGGCAAGTACGCCAAGAACTAGTATTTGTTAAAAAGGGCGACAACCTGATTTTAAAAGACGCCGAATAG